The Diadema setosum chromosome 12, eeDiaSeto1, whole genome shotgun sequence genome has a segment encoding these proteins:
- the LOC140236157 gene encoding CD9 antigen-like isoform X2, with product MALTGCVGCVKYLMFAFNFLFWLCGCALLGVGLWLCFDPSMREYASTAGDLQIYYIAVYVLIGIGGFMMLVGFLGCCGACMESQALLVLFFILLLVICAAEVGGGVWAYLNREKLKEGVKQGMTATIKDVYSEDAAVTAALDSMQRTLKCCGADSPLDYATSRYALTNPLQVPDSCCKSVSEDCGTGFKSIATLLNLPDVGIHTEGCADSLFSLLEENTILVAGLAIGVGAVQILGMIFSCCLCCAIRRQDDNKYYA from the exons CTATGTGGATGTGCCTTGCTAGGCGTGGGGCTCTGGCTCTGCTTTGACCCCAGCATGCGGGAGTACGCTTCCACCGCTGGCGACCTCCAGATCTACTACATCGCAGTCTACGTCCTCATCGGCATTGGAGGTTTCATGATGCTAGTGGGTTTCCTCGGGTGCTGTGGAGCATGCATGGAGAGTCAAGCTCTGCTGGTCCTG TTCTTCATTCTCCTTCTCGTAATCTGTGCGGCTGAAGTTGGTGGTGGTGTCTGGGCCTACCTCAACCGGGAAAAGCTTAAGGAGGGCGTCAAACAAG GTATGACTGCCACGATAAAAGATGTTTATTCTGAGGATGCTGCAGTAACTGCGGCGCTGGACAGCATGCAGAGAACG TTGAAGTGCTGCGGAGCAGACTCCCCCTTGGACTATGCAACCTCCAGGTACGCATTAACGAACCCCTTACAGGTGCCGGACTCGTGCTGCAAGTCTGTCTCAGAGGACTGTGGTACCGGCTTCAAGAGCATTGCAACACTTCTGAACCTTCCAGATGTTGGCATCCACACAGAG GGATGTGCTGACAGTCTGTTCAGTTTGCTGGAAGAGAACACAATCCTTGTTGCTGGGCTAGCTATTGGAGTTGGAGCTGTGCAG ATTCTTGGAATGATTTTCTCCTGCTGCTTGTGCTGTGCCATcagaagacaagatgacaatAAATACTACGCATAG
- the LOC140236157 gene encoding CD63 antigen-like isoform X1 encodes MGFCGDEAIVWCFKYILVVACCITNLLCGCALLGVGLWLCFDPSMREYASTAGDLQIYYIAVYVLIGIGGFMMLVGFLGCCGACMESQALLVLFFILLLVICAAEVGGGVWAYLNREKLKEGVKQGMTATIKDVYSEDAAVTAALDSMQRTLKCCGADSPLDYATSRYALTNPLQVPDSCCKSVSEDCGTGFKSIATLLNLPDVGIHTEGCADSLFSLLEENTILVAGLAIGVGAVQILGMIFSCCLCCAIRRQDDNKYYA; translated from the exons CTATGTGGATGTGCCTTGCTAGGCGTGGGGCTCTGGCTCTGCTTTGACCCCAGCATGCGGGAGTACGCTTCCACCGCTGGCGACCTCCAGATCTACTACATCGCAGTCTACGTCCTCATCGGCATTGGAGGTTTCATGATGCTAGTGGGTTTCCTCGGGTGCTGTGGAGCATGCATGGAGAGTCAAGCTCTGCTGGTCCTG TTCTTCATTCTCCTTCTCGTAATCTGTGCGGCTGAAGTTGGTGGTGGTGTCTGGGCCTACCTCAACCGGGAAAAGCTTAAGGAGGGCGTCAAACAAG GTATGACTGCCACGATAAAAGATGTTTATTCTGAGGATGCTGCAGTAACTGCGGCGCTGGACAGCATGCAGAGAACG TTGAAGTGCTGCGGAGCAGACTCCCCCTTGGACTATGCAACCTCCAGGTACGCATTAACGAACCCCTTACAGGTGCCGGACTCGTGCTGCAAGTCTGTCTCAGAGGACTGTGGTACCGGCTTCAAGAGCATTGCAACACTTCTGAACCTTCCAGATGTTGGCATCCACACAGAG GGATGTGCTGACAGTCTGTTCAGTTTGCTGGAAGAGAACACAATCCTTGTTGCTGGGCTAGCTATTGGAGTTGGAGCTGTGCAG ATTCTTGGAATGATTTTCTCCTGCTGCTTGTGCTGTGCCATcagaagacaagatgacaatAAATACTACGCATAG